The following are encoded together in the Planctobacterium marinum genome:
- a CDS encoding TonB-dependent receptor plug domain-containing protein, giving the protein MLKRQIFHFVSILSALIVPLSHAQDVEDVPLDSLMELSFDELFDVEISIASIAPRNINDAPSTVSVFTRNQIDALGFQNVHEILNLVPGFQMARGDWVGAVPKEHARGVYLDNGYLLFLIDGQRVNELSFGKASVYMPFMALDLVERIEVIRGPGSAIYGSNAFMGVVNIITRKSDNWAQLAIGENNATKFNAGISWQSEEMNINLLADIRSSDGNTFNSLSSSAYKDPSEHQFLSAGLQFRGLQANVRWNRSELDEFINLGGVHPDNAHRSENIAWSLAWQSELTAKTQLSVKAQYTEHEIESGGKVLDADNVDFIDEDFLTGPFWITDDLELSLDITHQISDVSLLNVGLESRRARQTQAGTVTNYLDFDSNLLTLSPEYFLGAPQSFATQGVNAVSPLISKQDTRSVYVQYSYQINEAFDIYIGGRYDDVADIDSKLSPRASFKYQLNEQNSIKLQYGAAFRTPVTNELFSEDLVTIGNPNLKPEEITTLELVWQRQAENNRIEFVLFNNELDAFVNKVPLNNALGQSTFQNVIKKSISGAELAHKSRFSDELEWFVNVTSLFDEPINPSYKRFLSAGLVWQSELIRISSEFLWREELVVEDVFQHGSYSLWNAKAHYQMSAKWSLALTVSNLFDKAYWVYEPRLANNAMPGYGRETWLGATYAF; this is encoded by the coding sequence ATGCTAAAGCGACAGATTTTTCATTTTGTAAGTATTTTATCAGCACTGATTGTTCCGCTTAGTCACGCCCAAGATGTTGAAGATGTCCCACTAGATAGCTTGATGGAGCTGTCTTTCGACGAACTTTTTGATGTTGAAATCAGTATTGCGAGTATCGCACCTCGTAATATCAATGATGCCCCTTCCACGGTAAGTGTGTTTACTCGCAACCAAATAGATGCTTTGGGTTTTCAAAATGTTCATGAAATTCTCAATTTAGTACCGGGGTTCCAGATGGCCCGTGGCGATTGGGTTGGTGCAGTGCCCAAAGAGCATGCCCGTGGTGTTTATCTGGACAATGGCTATTTATTGTTTTTGATTGATGGCCAAAGGGTCAATGAGCTGTCTTTTGGCAAAGCATCGGTTTACATGCCCTTTATGGCATTGGATCTGGTGGAGCGAATTGAAGTTATTCGCGGCCCTGGATCGGCAATTTACGGCAGCAATGCGTTTATGGGCGTGGTAAATATCATCACCCGAAAAAGTGATAATTGGGCTCAATTGGCAATCGGCGAAAATAATGCCACTAAGTTCAACGCTGGTATTAGCTGGCAATCAGAAGAAATGAATATCAATTTACTAGCTGATATTCGCAGCAGTGATGGCAATACCTTTAATTCATTGTCTTCGTCAGCATACAAAGACCCGTCAGAACATCAATTCTTAAGCGCTGGATTGCAATTCAGGGGCTTGCAAGCAAATGTGCGGTGGAATCGTTCTGAGTTAGATGAGTTTATTAATTTGGGAGGGGTACATCCTGATAATGCCCATCGTTCCGAGAACATTGCCTGGTCACTTGCCTGGCAAAGTGAACTGACTGCTAAGACACAATTGTCTGTTAAAGCACAATACACTGAACATGAGATCGAATCCGGTGGGAAAGTATTGGATGCCGATAATGTTGACTTCATTGATGAAGACTTTTTAACAGGACCCTTTTGGATAACCGATGATCTTGAGTTATCACTGGACATTACCCATCAAATTTCCGACGTGTCATTGTTGAATGTTGGGCTGGAGAGTCGCAGGGCGAGACAAACTCAAGCTGGTACTGTCACGAATTATCTTGATTTTGACAGTAATCTACTGACATTGTCTCCGGAGTATTTTCTAGGCGCTCCACAGTCTTTTGCTACCCAAGGCGTTAATGCGGTATCGCCCTTAATTTCCAAGCAAGATACGCGCAGCGTATACGTACAATACAGCTACCAAATAAATGAGGCTTTTGATATCTACATCGGTGGACGCTACGATGATGTTGCCGACATAGATTCAAAGCTATCCCCAAGAGCATCATTTAAATACCAGCTCAATGAGCAAAATAGTATTAAACTGCAATATGGTGCGGCTTTCAGGACGCCCGTGACCAATGAGTTATTCTCTGAAGATTTGGTGACCATTGGCAACCCCAACCTGAAACCTGAAGAAATTACCACCCTGGAACTCGTATGGCAGCGTCAAGCAGAAAACAACAGGATAGAATTTGTTTTATTCAACAACGAGTTAGACGCTTTTGTGAATAAAGTGCCACTGAATAATGCCTTAGGGCAGTCTACCTTCCAAAACGTGATTAAAAAATCTATTTCTGGTGCAGAGTTGGCTCATAAATCCAGATTTAGTGATGAACTGGAGTGGTTTGTTAATGTGACATCGCTGTTTGATGAGCCAATTAATCCCAGTTATAAACGCTTTCTCAGTGCTGGCTTGGTTTGGCAAAGCGAGCTCATTCGCATTAGCTCAGAATTCTTGTGGCGGGAAGAGCTAGTGGTTGAAGATGTGTTTCAGCATGGCAGTTACTCACTTTGGAACGCCAAAGCGCATTACCAAATGTCTGCAAAGTGGTCGTTGGCACTTACCGTTAGCAATCTCTTCGACAAAGCTTATTGGGTTTATGAACCACGTCTGGCAAACAATGCGATGCCCGGCTATGGGCGTGAGACCTGGCTAGGCGCAACCTATGCGTTTTGA